From Halorubrum salinarum, the proteins below share one genomic window:
- a CDS encoding metal-dependent hydrolase: MELTWHGHSTWHVVVEDTELLIDPFFDNPKTDVDPADLDPDYLLLTHGHADHIGDAAEFPDATVVATPELTGYVQENFGHEHTLPAGGMNIGGTAECGDAWVTMVRADHSNGIENDPDYSAGMPTGFVIGDKKPTQESDPDCTTFYHAGDTGLMSEMVDVIAPYLEPDAAALPAGDHFTMGPAGAGIAADWVGADVVFPMHYDSFGPIEIETREFVNEVKAAGAAAEPVVLEGDETYTLD, translated from the coding sequence GGCACGTCGTCGTCGAGGACACGGAGCTGCTCATCGACCCGTTCTTCGACAACCCGAAGACCGACGTCGACCCCGCGGACCTCGACCCCGACTACCTCCTGTTGACCCACGGACACGCGGACCACATCGGCGACGCCGCCGAGTTCCCGGACGCGACGGTGGTCGCCACCCCGGAGCTGACCGGCTACGTCCAGGAGAACTTCGGCCACGAGCACACGCTCCCGGCCGGCGGCATGAACATCGGCGGCACCGCCGAGTGCGGCGACGCGTGGGTGACGATGGTCCGCGCGGACCACTCGAACGGCATCGAGAACGACCCCGACTACTCCGCCGGCATGCCGACCGGGTTCGTCATCGGCGACAAGAAGCCGACCCAGGAGTCCGACCCCGACTGCACCACGTTCTACCACGCCGGCGACACGGGCCTGATGTCCGAGATGGTCGACGTGATCGCCCCGTACCTCGAACCGGACGCCGCGGCCCTGCCCGCCGGCGACCACTTCACCATGGGGCCCGCGGGCGCCGGCATCGCCGCCGACTGGGTGGGCGCCGACGTGGTCTTCCCGATGCACTACGACTCGTTCGGCCCGATCGAGATCGAGACCCGCGAGTTCGTCAACGAGGTGAAGGCCGCGGGCGCCGCCGCCGAACCCGTCGTCCTCGAGGGCGA